From Thermothelomyces thermophilus ATCC 42464 chromosome 6, complete sequence, the proteins below share one genomic window:
- a CDS encoding Intradiol ring-cleavage dioxygenase-like protein, giving the protein MLFTKAVSGLAILAGLVAAHPGHDASKEAAERRAYLQNAKRTSLAHCADKLRARGTESRNIVRRKAVVEKARQKRGLTKRDFSDVLGTDHNKTTLGYTPNTDAATLFAGYNSCLLTPEVTQGPYYVAGEYVRENVVEDQPGLPLLLEYQVVDVATCEPVPEVYVEIWHCNATGVYGGVVASGNGDSSDASNLDNTFLRGIQPTDAEGVAQFESVFPGHYTGRATHIHIMVHTNATLQANQTLGLDNYASHVGQAFFDQALITAVEKLEPYASNQQPLTTNEEDSIMAEESATDGVDPVMEYTLLGDNLSDGLFAWIAFGIDTTRSEAISPAVYLEEGGGRANPDAGGPGGPGGSFPTGSFPTGGFPVPTGNVGRGIGRRARH; this is encoded by the exons ATGCTTTTCACCAAGGCTGTTTCCGGCCTCGCCATCCTCGCGGGCCTCGTTGCCGCTCACCCGGGGCACGATGCTAGCAAGGAGGCTGCCGAGCGCCGGGCCTACCTGCAGAACGCCAAGCGCACCTCCCTCGCCCACTGCGCCGACAAGCTGAGGGCCCGCGGCACCGAGTCTCGCAACATCGTCCGGCGCAAGGCCGTCGTCGAGAAGGCCCGCCAGAAGCGCGGCCTCACCAAGCGCGACTTTAGCGACGTCCTGGGCACCGACCACAACAAGACCACCCTGGGCTACACCCCCAACACCGACGCCGCCACCCTGTTTGCCGGCTACAACTCGTGCCTCCTGACGCCCGAGGTCACCCAGGGACCGTACT ACGTCGCCGGCGAGTACGTCCGCGAGAACGTGGTTGAGGACCAGCCCGGCTtgcccctcctcctcgagtACCAGGTCGTCGACGTGGCGACGTGCGAGCCGGTGCCGGAGGTGTACGTCGAGATCTGGCACTGCAACGCCACGGGCGTGTACGGCGGCGTGGTGGCGAGCGGCAACGGCGACTCGTCGGACGCGAGCAACCTCGACAACACGTTCCTGCGCGGTATCCAGCCGACCGACGCCGAGGGCGTGGCCCAGTTCGAGTCCGTCTTCCCGGGCCACTACACCGGCCGGGCGACGCACATCCACATCATGGTGCACACCAACGCGACCCTGCAGGCCAACCAGACGCTCGGCCTCGACAACTACGCCAGCCACGTCGGCCAGGCCTTCTTCGACCAGGCGCTGATCACGGCCGTGGAGAAGCTGGAGCCGTACGCGTCCAACCAGCAGCCGCTGACCACCAACGAGGAGGACAGCATCATGGCCGAGGAGTCCGCCACCGACGGCGTCGACCCCGTCATGGAGTACACTCTGCTCGGCGACAACCTCTCCGACGGTCTGTTCGCCTGGATCGCCTTCGGCATCGACACGACCCGCTCCGAGGCCATCAGCCCGGCCGTCTACCTtgaggagggcggcggcagggCCAACCCCGACGCTGGCGGTCCCGGCGGTCCCGGCGGTTCTTTCCCGACTGGCAGCTTCCCTACCGGCGGCTTCCCCGTCCCCACTGGCAACGTCGGCCGTGGCATCGGCCGCCGCGCACGGCACTAA
- the phy1 gene encoding uncharacterized protein (Phytase A precursor (Mitchell, D.B. et al. 1997. Microbiol. 143:245-252); catalyse the hydrolysis of phytate (myo-inositol hexakisphosphate) to myo-inositol and inorganic phosphate.) yields MTGLGVMVVMVGFLAIASLQSESRPCDTPELGFQCGTAISHFWGQYSPYFSVPSELDASIPDDCEVTFAQVLSRHGARAPTLKRAASYVDLIDRIHHGAISYGPGYEFLRTYDYTLGADELTRTGQQQMVNSGIKFYRRYRALARNSIPFVRTAGQDRVVHSAENFTQGFHSALLADRGSTVRPTLPYDMVVIPETAGANNTLHNDLCTAFEEGPYSTIGDDAQDTYLSTFAGPITARVNANLPGANLTDADTVALMDLCPFETVASSSYYSSSSSSSDRATADAGGGNGRPLSPFCRLFSESEWRAYDYLQSVGKWYGYGPGNPLGPTQGVGFVNELLARLAGVPVRDGTSTNRTLDGDPRTFPLGRPLYADFSHDNDMMGVLGALGAYDGVPPLDKTARRDPEELGGYAASWAVPFAARIYVEKMRCSGGGGGGGGGEGWQEKDEEMVRVLVNDRVMALKGCGADERGMCTLERFIESMAFARGNGKWDLCFA; encoded by the exons ATGACTGGGCTCGGAgtgatggtggtgatggtcgGCTTCCTGGCCATCGCCTCTCT ACAATCCGAGTCCCGGCCATGCGACACCCCAGAATTGGGCTTCCAGTGTGGTACGGCCATTTCCCACTTCTGGGGCCAGTACTCGCCCTACTTCTCCGTGCCCTCGGAGCTGGATGCTTCGATCCCCGACGACTGCGAGGTGACGTTTGCCCAAGTCCTCTCCCGCCACGGCGCGAGGGCGCCGACGCTCAAACGGGCCGCGAGCTACGTCGACCTCATCGACAGGATCCACCATGGCGCCATCTCCTACGGCCCGGGCTACGAGTTCCTCAGGACGTATGACTACACCCTGGGCGCCGACGAGCTCACCCGGACGGGCCAGCAGCAGATGGTCAACTCGGGCATCAAGTTTTACCGCCGGTACCGCGCTCTTGCCCGCAACTCGATCCCCTTCGTCCGCACCGCCGGCCAGGACCGCGTCGTCCACTCGGCCGAGAACTTCACCCAGGGCTTCCACTCGGCCCTGCTCGCCGACCGCGGGTCCACCGTGCGGCCCACCCTCCCCTACGACATGGTCGTCATCCCGGAAACCGCCGGCGCCAACAACACGCTCCACAACGACCTCTGCACCGCCTTCGAGGAAGGCCCGTACTCGACCATCGGCGACGACGCCCAAGACACCTACCTCTCCACCTTCGCCGGACCCATCACCGCCCGGGTCAACGCCAACCTGCCGGGCGCCAACCTGACCGACGCCGACACGGTCGCGCTGATGGACCTCTGCCCCTTCGAGACGgtcgcctcctcctcgtattactcctcctcctcctcctcctccgaccGGGCAACGGCGGACGCGGGGGGCGGCAACGGGCGGCCGCTGTCGCCCTTCTGCCGCCTGTTCAGCGAGTCCGAGTGGCGCGCGTACGACTACCTGCAGTCGGTGGGCAAGTGGTACGGGTACGGGCCGGGCAACCCGCTGGGGCCGACGCAGGGGGTCGGGTTCGTCAACGAGCTGCTGGCGCGGCTGGCCGGGGTCCCCGTGCGCGACGGCACCAGCACCAACCGCACCCTCGACGGCGACCCGCGCACCTTCCCGCTCGGCCGGCCCCTCTACGCCGACTTCAGCCACGACAACGACATGATGGGCGTcctcggcgccctcggcGCCTACGACGGCGTCCCGCCCCTCGACAAGACCGCCCGCCGCGACCCGGAGGAGCTCGGCGGGTACGCGGCCAGCTGGGCCGTCCCGTTCGCCGCCAGGATCTACGTCGAGAAGATGCGgtgcagcggcggcggcggcggcggaggcggcggcgaggggtGGCAGGAGAAAGATGAGGAGATGGTCAGGGTGCTGGTGAACGACCGGGTGATGGCGCTGAAGGGGTGCGGCGCCGACGAGAGGGGGATGTGTACGCTAGAACGGTTCATCGAGAGCATGGCGTTTGCGAGGGGGAACGGCAAGTGGGATCTCTGCTTTGCTTGA